In a single window of the Papaver somniferum cultivar HN1 chromosome 8, ASM357369v1, whole genome shotgun sequence genome:
- the LOC113305643 gene encoding uncharacterized protein LOC113305643 — protein MVLGDLNFHLLNKGQSSKNNSLDNWVRNIIDSAGLMDLGFIGSNYTWSNRTDGKGYRRGSNLSLNDKINHTRKKLEKWNKEDFGKISDHLKYYQSRLSQLQSLPYSPATSFQIQEIIDSLKHWEKIESEFWQQKSGDRWVKDEDNNHTKANIRRSRNNITSLRDSSGRWYHNTQDLENLLTHHFSSIATSTAPKIQESSFDIIQRIVSQEDNEKMLAVPDKEEVYSPLMSMSSWTALGQDGFL, from the exons ATGGTATTAGGAGACCTTAATTTCCATTTACTTAACAAAGGTCAGAGTTCTAAAAACAATTCTTTGGATAATTGGGTCAGGAATATTATAGACTCAGCTGGTCTAATGGACTTAGGATTTATTGGTTCTAATTATACTTGGTCAAATAGGACTGATGGTAAAGGTTACAGAAGAG GCTCAAACTTAAGTTTAAATGACAAAATCAATCATACAAGAAAGAAATTAGAAAAATGGAACAAAGAGGATTTTGGGAAGATAAGTGATCATTTGAAGTACTATCAAAGCCGCTTGTCTCAACTTCAGTCTCTTCCTTATAGTCCTGCCACTAGTTTCCAAATTCAGGAAATTATAGATAGTTTGAAACATTGGGAAAAAATTGAATCAGAATTCTGGCAACAAAAATCAGGAGATCGGTGGGTCAAAGATGAAGATAATAATCATACTAAAGCCAATATAAGAAGATCACGGAACAACATTACTTCTCTAAGGGATTCTTCAGGTAGATGGTACCATAATACACAAGATCTAGAAAACCTGCTCACTCATCACTTTTCATCCATTGCAACATCTACAGCTCCAAAAATTCAAGAATCTTCTTTTGATATTATTCAGAGAATTGTATCTCAGGAAGATAATGAAAAAATGTTAGCTGTTccagacaaagaagaagtttaTAGCCCTCTGATGAGTATGTCTAGTTGGACAGCTCTTGGACAAGACGGCTTCCTGTAA